From the Danio aesculapii chromosome 9, fDanAes4.1, whole genome shotgun sequence genome, one window contains:
- the cracdla gene encoding mucin-2 isoform X1, with protein MNVLEASGDPEGEATDDLTGRKKSRLKSLKSRLLVKIKRKEDDGGLKQSQSESDIAWGAEDSDCSKGMLGSRAFSHDSIFQAEHSHPDTEPLRVLSQENIHGKIRALQMKLQQQKMHLGPPPLLLPGKHREDAGRNSEDDGLPRSPPEVSHSDVLYMSISNKYSLPPKNSSTLSLAGTGSEEEEQASSQPLSPQSISPTPLSPQAPGSKVDFSTPPQVVSLLDNSAARHRMSLKPKNQRASAKNKRLTTTDTSRTRSESLNNLDQSVATRQEEEGVALVKEIPRARSYSSQVLRPGEKLTAMPAKSLLISPLMSLLTAEDARQISSEPELVSKILSTSPTRSPSPKDMSPAEPLVEKPPIPVVPIDRKGKEESETFSSSKLLKSNQSNPVSTVRPAVSTTPELNPVKDEKKTNTVPVQNQLDILSKYSVQSPVNIESSTYAPPNVICGVNLRPSSFRRYVPSTDDKPEFKTLPPVIPVSAVSQDATQTETIKRQRTVSGSFSVSSDKNQERQRTGSFTGVVGQDGLKKEATEANKPTLKFKTDWQVGSQVEKAIKDPCVNLPQSSKKEDKGYSDSVIPPKSMDLSKPQNVEEIQIYEKQEIRVEATEQGLHEVEAAKEADENVVEDAMAGKVKESTNAFGVKLRSTSLSLKFRLDKAQSEDKAKRYSFETFPEAPSVTSQSDSTSCAESEAQRIGTGAIRVHAKHKDPTLQTNGSTILVQASSSFSRDKERAGFLKPTEPPQPSTSDTKIVPSPPKEGTDLPPVETPAVSSQETIPTSTASEVSWMDMAREKTRSLQQLFTSRLPEFPSLQSRPTTSSTTQTQSSPSQANPKTTQNITSQPTATQPQPKPTETKQPPFAQHCGRSTQSNTQFTPVQTQTRTSQPSASSTTTQPLIDSTKDVQFQSKAQGCNSTVKPTQCSVTSTSNVHASKQPTQTPPIQQSSPFRAASQTPSQAIQHPTTPPGPPHLFSSPKVTSHLDSQHSASTVLKKKPLNEEGEPTVISGKADRASVLQGKGSEPEDGRPVWATGLGNKSSLVQRWENPTTTATKNIDQKSSSESRSTAVSDRPLRSSFSKVSGTGPDSSLSSQASVSSIPVRSAEREEKGQQKSPSSSPSSSPLQSARDSGQPSWMELAKRKSLAWSDMTMD; from the exons ATGAATGTTCTGGAGGCTTCAGGAGATCCAGAGGGAGAAGCCACTGATGACTTAACAG GAAGGAAGAAGTCCAGGTTAAAGTCTCTAAAGTCACGCTTGCTTGTGAAGATAAAGAGGAAGGAGGATGATGGTGGACTGAAGCAGAGTCAGTCTGAAAGTGACATTGCATGGGGTGCTGAAGACTCCGA TTGCTCCAAAGGCATGCTGGGATCCAGAGCATTTTCACATGACAGCATTTTTCAGGCCGAACACAGTCATCCAGACACAGAACCACTGAGAGTTCTGTCTCAGGAGAACATCCATGGCAAAATCCGAGCTCTGCAG ATGAAACTCCAGCAGCAGAAGATGCACTTAGGTCCTCCTCCTCTGCTGTTGCCTGGTAAACATCGTGAAGATGCAGGTAGAAATTCAGAAGATGATGGTCTTCCTCGTAGCCCACCTGAAGTTTCCCACAGTGATGTACTGTACATGAGCATATCGAACAAG TATTCCCTCCCTCCCAAGAACAGTAGCACTTTGAGCTTAGCTGGAACAGGAAGTGAGGAGGAAGAACAG GCCTCTTCACAGCCTCTCTCTCCTCAGTCGATCAGCCCAACACCCCTTTCCCCACAGGCACCAGGGTCAAAGGTAGACTTCAGCACTCCTCCACAAGTCGTTTCCCTCCTGGATAATTCTGCTGCCCGCCACCGAATGTCTCTCAAACCCAAGAACCAAAGGGCTAGTGCCAAAAACAAGAGGCTGACCACTACA GATACAAGCAGAACACGGTCTGAGAGTCTGAACAATCTGGACCAGTCAGTTGCTACAAGGCAGGAAGAGGAGGGGGtggctcttgtaaaagagatacCTCGCGCTCGGTCATATTCCTCTCAAGTATTACGTCCAGGGGAGAAGCTTACAGCTATGCCAGCCAAGAGCCTTCTAATTTCACCTTTAATGTCTTTGCTGACTGCTGAAGATGCAAGACAAATTTCATCTGAACCGGAACTTGTGAGTAAAATCCTGTCCACATCTCCTACGAGGAGTCCTAGCCCAAAAGACATGTCTCCAGCTGAGCCACTAGTAGAAAAACCACCTATTCCAGTGGTGCCAATTGACAGAAAGGGAAAAGAAGAGAGTGAGACATTCAGCAGCTCTAAACTACTCAAAAGCAACCAAAGTAACCCAGTGTCAACTGTAAGACCAGCTGTGTCAACTACACCTGAACTAAATCCTGTGAAAGATGAGAAGAAGACTAATACTGTGCCAGTACAAAACCAACTGGACATATTGAGCAAATATAGTGTTCAGAGTCCAGTAAATATTGAAAGCTCTACTTATGCTCCACCCAATGTAATTTGTGGAGTAAATCTGAGACCATCATCTTTCAGAAGATATGTACCTTCAACAGATGACAAACCGGAGTTCAAGACTCTTCCTCCAGTCATCCCAGTGTCAGCTGTCAGTCAGGATGCCACTCAAACAGAAACTATAAAGCGCCAGAGAACTGTGTCTGGATCATTCAGTGTCTCTTCAGACAAGAATCAAGAGCGCCAGAGGACTGGAAGCTTCACTGGTGTAGTTGGACAAGATGGACTGAAAAAGGAAGCCACCGAAGCTAACAAACCAACTTTGAAATTCAAGACAGACTGGCAAGTAGGTTCACAAGTTGAGAAAGCAATAAAAGACCCGTGTGTTAACTTGCCACAATCGTCTAAGAAGGAAGACAAAGGATACTCTGATTCTGTGATACCACCAAAGTCCATGGACCTTTCAAAGCCCCAGAATGTGGAGGAGATTCAGATCTATGAGAAGCAGGAGATCAGGGTAGAGGCTACCGAGCAAGGTTTACATGAGGTGGAGGCTGCCAAAGAGGCAGACGAGAATGTGGTGGAAGATGCCATGGCAGGCAAAGTGAAAGAGTCTACAAATGCATTTGGAGTGAAACTTCGCTCTACCTCTCTTTCTCTTAAGTTTCGATTAGACAAAGCTCAGTCAGAAGATAAGGCAAAACGCTACAGCTTTGAAACCTTTCCAGAAGCTCCATCTGTGACCTCACAATCTGATTCAACCAGCTGTGCTGAATCTGAGGCCCAACGCATTGGCACAGGGGCCATAAGAGTGCATGCCAAACACAAAGACCCTACTCTCCAAACCAATGGCTCTACAATCTTAGTCCAGGCCTCGAGTTCTTTCAGTAGAGACAAAGAGAGAGCTGGCTTCCTCAAACCGACTG AACCTCCTCAGCCCTCAACATCAGACACTAAGATTGTACCTTCTCCCCCCAAAGAAGGTACAGACTTGCCTCCAGTTGAGACCCCAGCTGTGTCCTCTCAGGAGACGATTCCAACATCCACAGCTTCAGAGGTGTCCTGGATGGATATGGCCAGAGAGAAGACTAGAAGTCTCCAACAGCTCTTCACCAGTAGACTGCCAGAGTTTCCAAGCTTGCAATCACGACCAACAACCTCGAGCACAACACAAACCCAATCATCTCCTTCACAAGCCAACCCCAAAACCACTCAGAACATAACAAGCCAGCCAACAGCTACACAACCTCAACCCAAACCCACAGAAACAAAACAACCACCTTTTGCACAGCACTGCGGAAGATCCACACAATCTAACACTCAGTTCACACCAGTACAGACTCAAACTAGAACAAGCCAACCTTCAGCAAGTTCAACCACTACTCAGCCTCTAATTGACAGTACAAAAGATGTTCAGTTTCAGTCTAAAGCTCAAGGTTGTAATTCAACAGTAAAACCAACTCAGTGTTCGGTTACAAGCACATCGAACGTACATGCATCCAAACAGCCAACACAGACACCACCCATCCAGCAGTCCTCGCCATTTCGAGCAGCATCACAGACCCCCTCACAAGCTATACAGCATCCCACAACTCCCCCTGGTCCCCCACATTTATTCTCAAGCCCAAAGGTAACATCCCACTTAGACTCCCAACACTCTGCCAGTACTGTCCTGAAGAAAAAGCCTCTGAATGAGGAGGGAGAGCCCACCGTAATCTCAGGAAAAGCTGACAGGGCATCTGTGCTTCAGGGGAAGGGGTCTGAACCTGAAGATGGCAGACCAGTGTGGGCCACAGGATTAGGAAACAAGAGCTCACTGGTGCAGCGATGGGAGAACCCAACAACTACCGCAACTAAG AATATTGATCAGAAAAGCTCATCAGAGTCCCGAAGCACAGCAGTCTCCGACCGTCCTCTCCGATCGTCGTTCTCAAAGGTGTCCGGAACGGGACCTGACTCAAGTTTGTCATCGC AAGCATCAGTGTCTTCTATTCCTGTGAGGTCAGCAGAAAGAGAGGAAAAGGGGCAGCAGAAATCGCCATCATCCTCACCATCATCATCTCCTCTGCAGTCAGCGCGGGACAGTGGGCAACCGTCCTGGATGGAGCTCGCCAAGAGGAAATCATTGGCATGGAGTGATATGACTATGGACTAA
- the cracdla gene encoding mucin-2 isoform X2, which translates to MNVLEASGDPEGEATDDLTGRKKSRLKSLKSRLLVKIKRKEDDGGLKQSQSESDIAWGAEDSDCSKGMLGSRAFSHDSIFQAEHSHPDTEPLRVLSQENIHGKIRALQMKLQQQKMHLGPPPLLLPGKHREDAGRNSEDDGLPRSPPEVSHSDVLYMSISNKASSQPLSPQSISPTPLSPQAPGSKVDFSTPPQVVSLLDNSAARHRMSLKPKNQRASAKNKRLTTTDTSRTRSESLNNLDQSVATRQEEEGVALVKEIPRARSYSSQVLRPGEKLTAMPAKSLLISPLMSLLTAEDARQISSEPELVSKILSTSPTRSPSPKDMSPAEPLVEKPPIPVVPIDRKGKEESETFSSSKLLKSNQSNPVSTVRPAVSTTPELNPVKDEKKTNTVPVQNQLDILSKYSVQSPVNIESSTYAPPNVICGVNLRPSSFRRYVPSTDDKPEFKTLPPVIPVSAVSQDATQTETIKRQRTVSGSFSVSSDKNQERQRTGSFTGVVGQDGLKKEATEANKPTLKFKTDWQVGSQVEKAIKDPCVNLPQSSKKEDKGYSDSVIPPKSMDLSKPQNVEEIQIYEKQEIRVEATEQGLHEVEAAKEADENVVEDAMAGKVKESTNAFGVKLRSTSLSLKFRLDKAQSEDKAKRYSFETFPEAPSVTSQSDSTSCAESEAQRIGTGAIRVHAKHKDPTLQTNGSTILVQASSSFSRDKERAGFLKPTEPPQPSTSDTKIVPSPPKEGTDLPPVETPAVSSQETIPTSTASEVSWMDMAREKTRSLQQLFTSRLPEFPSLQSRPTTSSTTQTQSSPSQANPKTTQNITSQPTATQPQPKPTETKQPPFAQHCGRSTQSNTQFTPVQTQTRTSQPSASSTTTQPLIDSTKDVQFQSKAQGCNSTVKPTQCSVTSTSNVHASKQPTQTPPIQQSSPFRAASQTPSQAIQHPTTPPGPPHLFSSPKVTSHLDSQHSASTVLKKKPLNEEGEPTVISGKADRASVLQGKGSEPEDGRPVWATGLGNKSSLVQRWENPTTTATKNIDQKSSSESRSTAVSDRPLRSSFSKVSGTGPDSSLSSQASVSSIPVRSAEREEKGQQKSPSSSPSSSPLQSARDSGQPSWMELAKRKSLAWSDMTMD; encoded by the exons ATGAATGTTCTGGAGGCTTCAGGAGATCCAGAGGGAGAAGCCACTGATGACTTAACAG GAAGGAAGAAGTCCAGGTTAAAGTCTCTAAAGTCACGCTTGCTTGTGAAGATAAAGAGGAAGGAGGATGATGGTGGACTGAAGCAGAGTCAGTCTGAAAGTGACATTGCATGGGGTGCTGAAGACTCCGA TTGCTCCAAAGGCATGCTGGGATCCAGAGCATTTTCACATGACAGCATTTTTCAGGCCGAACACAGTCATCCAGACACAGAACCACTGAGAGTTCTGTCTCAGGAGAACATCCATGGCAAAATCCGAGCTCTGCAG ATGAAACTCCAGCAGCAGAAGATGCACTTAGGTCCTCCTCCTCTGCTGTTGCCTGGTAAACATCGTGAAGATGCAGGTAGAAATTCAGAAGATGATGGTCTTCCTCGTAGCCCACCTGAAGTTTCCCACAGTGATGTACTGTACATGAGCATATCGAACAAG GCCTCTTCACAGCCTCTCTCTCCTCAGTCGATCAGCCCAACACCCCTTTCCCCACAGGCACCAGGGTCAAAGGTAGACTTCAGCACTCCTCCACAAGTCGTTTCCCTCCTGGATAATTCTGCTGCCCGCCACCGAATGTCTCTCAAACCCAAGAACCAAAGGGCTAGTGCCAAAAACAAGAGGCTGACCACTACA GATACAAGCAGAACACGGTCTGAGAGTCTGAACAATCTGGACCAGTCAGTTGCTACAAGGCAGGAAGAGGAGGGGGtggctcttgtaaaagagatacCTCGCGCTCGGTCATATTCCTCTCAAGTATTACGTCCAGGGGAGAAGCTTACAGCTATGCCAGCCAAGAGCCTTCTAATTTCACCTTTAATGTCTTTGCTGACTGCTGAAGATGCAAGACAAATTTCATCTGAACCGGAACTTGTGAGTAAAATCCTGTCCACATCTCCTACGAGGAGTCCTAGCCCAAAAGACATGTCTCCAGCTGAGCCACTAGTAGAAAAACCACCTATTCCAGTGGTGCCAATTGACAGAAAGGGAAAAGAAGAGAGTGAGACATTCAGCAGCTCTAAACTACTCAAAAGCAACCAAAGTAACCCAGTGTCAACTGTAAGACCAGCTGTGTCAACTACACCTGAACTAAATCCTGTGAAAGATGAGAAGAAGACTAATACTGTGCCAGTACAAAACCAACTGGACATATTGAGCAAATATAGTGTTCAGAGTCCAGTAAATATTGAAAGCTCTACTTATGCTCCACCCAATGTAATTTGTGGAGTAAATCTGAGACCATCATCTTTCAGAAGATATGTACCTTCAACAGATGACAAACCGGAGTTCAAGACTCTTCCTCCAGTCATCCCAGTGTCAGCTGTCAGTCAGGATGCCACTCAAACAGAAACTATAAAGCGCCAGAGAACTGTGTCTGGATCATTCAGTGTCTCTTCAGACAAGAATCAAGAGCGCCAGAGGACTGGAAGCTTCACTGGTGTAGTTGGACAAGATGGACTGAAAAAGGAAGCCACCGAAGCTAACAAACCAACTTTGAAATTCAAGACAGACTGGCAAGTAGGTTCACAAGTTGAGAAAGCAATAAAAGACCCGTGTGTTAACTTGCCACAATCGTCTAAGAAGGAAGACAAAGGATACTCTGATTCTGTGATACCACCAAAGTCCATGGACCTTTCAAAGCCCCAGAATGTGGAGGAGATTCAGATCTATGAGAAGCAGGAGATCAGGGTAGAGGCTACCGAGCAAGGTTTACATGAGGTGGAGGCTGCCAAAGAGGCAGACGAGAATGTGGTGGAAGATGCCATGGCAGGCAAAGTGAAAGAGTCTACAAATGCATTTGGAGTGAAACTTCGCTCTACCTCTCTTTCTCTTAAGTTTCGATTAGACAAAGCTCAGTCAGAAGATAAGGCAAAACGCTACAGCTTTGAAACCTTTCCAGAAGCTCCATCTGTGACCTCACAATCTGATTCAACCAGCTGTGCTGAATCTGAGGCCCAACGCATTGGCACAGGGGCCATAAGAGTGCATGCCAAACACAAAGACCCTACTCTCCAAACCAATGGCTCTACAATCTTAGTCCAGGCCTCGAGTTCTTTCAGTAGAGACAAAGAGAGAGCTGGCTTCCTCAAACCGACTG AACCTCCTCAGCCCTCAACATCAGACACTAAGATTGTACCTTCTCCCCCCAAAGAAGGTACAGACTTGCCTCCAGTTGAGACCCCAGCTGTGTCCTCTCAGGAGACGATTCCAACATCCACAGCTTCAGAGGTGTCCTGGATGGATATGGCCAGAGAGAAGACTAGAAGTCTCCAACAGCTCTTCACCAGTAGACTGCCAGAGTTTCCAAGCTTGCAATCACGACCAACAACCTCGAGCACAACACAAACCCAATCATCTCCTTCACAAGCCAACCCCAAAACCACTCAGAACATAACAAGCCAGCCAACAGCTACACAACCTCAACCCAAACCCACAGAAACAAAACAACCACCTTTTGCACAGCACTGCGGAAGATCCACACAATCTAACACTCAGTTCACACCAGTACAGACTCAAACTAGAACAAGCCAACCTTCAGCAAGTTCAACCACTACTCAGCCTCTAATTGACAGTACAAAAGATGTTCAGTTTCAGTCTAAAGCTCAAGGTTGTAATTCAACAGTAAAACCAACTCAGTGTTCGGTTACAAGCACATCGAACGTACATGCATCCAAACAGCCAACACAGACACCACCCATCCAGCAGTCCTCGCCATTTCGAGCAGCATCACAGACCCCCTCACAAGCTATACAGCATCCCACAACTCCCCCTGGTCCCCCACATTTATTCTCAAGCCCAAAGGTAACATCCCACTTAGACTCCCAACACTCTGCCAGTACTGTCCTGAAGAAAAAGCCTCTGAATGAGGAGGGAGAGCCCACCGTAATCTCAGGAAAAGCTGACAGGGCATCTGTGCTTCAGGGGAAGGGGTCTGAACCTGAAGATGGCAGACCAGTGTGGGCCACAGGATTAGGAAACAAGAGCTCACTGGTGCAGCGATGGGAGAACCCAACAACTACCGCAACTAAG AATATTGATCAGAAAAGCTCATCAGAGTCCCGAAGCACAGCAGTCTCCGACCGTCCTCTCCGATCGTCGTTCTCAAAGGTGTCCGGAACGGGACCTGACTCAAGTTTGTCATCGC AAGCATCAGTGTCTTCTATTCCTGTGAGGTCAGCAGAAAGAGAGGAAAAGGGGCAGCAGAAATCGCCATCATCCTCACCATCATCATCTCCTCTGCAGTCAGCGCGGGACAGTGGGCAACCGTCCTGGATGGAGCTCGCCAAGAGGAAATCATTGGCATGGAGTGATATGACTATGGACTAA
- the cracdla gene encoding mucin-2 isoform X3, with amino-acid sequence MKLQQQKMHLGPPPLLLPGKHREDAGRNSEDDGLPRSPPEVSHSDVLYMSISNKYSLPPKNSSTLSLAGTGSEEEEQASSQPLSPQSISPTPLSPQAPGSKVDFSTPPQVVSLLDNSAARHRMSLKPKNQRASAKNKRLTTTDTSRTRSESLNNLDQSVATRQEEEGVALVKEIPRARSYSSQVLRPGEKLTAMPAKSLLISPLMSLLTAEDARQISSEPELVSKILSTSPTRSPSPKDMSPAEPLVEKPPIPVVPIDRKGKEESETFSSSKLLKSNQSNPVSTVRPAVSTTPELNPVKDEKKTNTVPVQNQLDILSKYSVQSPVNIESSTYAPPNVICGVNLRPSSFRRYVPSTDDKPEFKTLPPVIPVSAVSQDATQTETIKRQRTVSGSFSVSSDKNQERQRTGSFTGVVGQDGLKKEATEANKPTLKFKTDWQVGSQVEKAIKDPCVNLPQSSKKEDKGYSDSVIPPKSMDLSKPQNVEEIQIYEKQEIRVEATEQGLHEVEAAKEADENVVEDAMAGKVKESTNAFGVKLRSTSLSLKFRLDKAQSEDKAKRYSFETFPEAPSVTSQSDSTSCAESEAQRIGTGAIRVHAKHKDPTLQTNGSTILVQASSSFSRDKERAGFLKPTEPPQPSTSDTKIVPSPPKEGTDLPPVETPAVSSQETIPTSTASEVSWMDMAREKTRSLQQLFTSRLPEFPSLQSRPTTSSTTQTQSSPSQANPKTTQNITSQPTATQPQPKPTETKQPPFAQHCGRSTQSNTQFTPVQTQTRTSQPSASSTTTQPLIDSTKDVQFQSKAQGCNSTVKPTQCSVTSTSNVHASKQPTQTPPIQQSSPFRAASQTPSQAIQHPTTPPGPPHLFSSPKVTSHLDSQHSASTVLKKKPLNEEGEPTVISGKADRASVLQGKGSEPEDGRPVWATGLGNKSSLVQRWENPTTTATKNIDQKSSSESRSTAVSDRPLRSSFSKVSGTGPDSSLSSQASVSSIPVRSAEREEKGQQKSPSSSPSSSPLQSARDSGQPSWMELAKRKSLAWSDMTMD; translated from the exons ATGAAACTCCAGCAGCAGAAGATGCACTTAGGTCCTCCTCCTCTGCTGTTGCCTGGTAAACATCGTGAAGATGCAGGTAGAAATTCAGAAGATGATGGTCTTCCTCGTAGCCCACCTGAAGTTTCCCACAGTGATGTACTGTACATGAGCATATCGAACAAG TATTCCCTCCCTCCCAAGAACAGTAGCACTTTGAGCTTAGCTGGAACAGGAAGTGAGGAGGAAGAACAG GCCTCTTCACAGCCTCTCTCTCCTCAGTCGATCAGCCCAACACCCCTTTCCCCACAGGCACCAGGGTCAAAGGTAGACTTCAGCACTCCTCCACAAGTCGTTTCCCTCCTGGATAATTCTGCTGCCCGCCACCGAATGTCTCTCAAACCCAAGAACCAAAGGGCTAGTGCCAAAAACAAGAGGCTGACCACTACA GATACAAGCAGAACACGGTCTGAGAGTCTGAACAATCTGGACCAGTCAGTTGCTACAAGGCAGGAAGAGGAGGGGGtggctcttgtaaaagagatacCTCGCGCTCGGTCATATTCCTCTCAAGTATTACGTCCAGGGGAGAAGCTTACAGCTATGCCAGCCAAGAGCCTTCTAATTTCACCTTTAATGTCTTTGCTGACTGCTGAAGATGCAAGACAAATTTCATCTGAACCGGAACTTGTGAGTAAAATCCTGTCCACATCTCCTACGAGGAGTCCTAGCCCAAAAGACATGTCTCCAGCTGAGCCACTAGTAGAAAAACCACCTATTCCAGTGGTGCCAATTGACAGAAAGGGAAAAGAAGAGAGTGAGACATTCAGCAGCTCTAAACTACTCAAAAGCAACCAAAGTAACCCAGTGTCAACTGTAAGACCAGCTGTGTCAACTACACCTGAACTAAATCCTGTGAAAGATGAGAAGAAGACTAATACTGTGCCAGTACAAAACCAACTGGACATATTGAGCAAATATAGTGTTCAGAGTCCAGTAAATATTGAAAGCTCTACTTATGCTCCACCCAATGTAATTTGTGGAGTAAATCTGAGACCATCATCTTTCAGAAGATATGTACCTTCAACAGATGACAAACCGGAGTTCAAGACTCTTCCTCCAGTCATCCCAGTGTCAGCTGTCAGTCAGGATGCCACTCAAACAGAAACTATAAAGCGCCAGAGAACTGTGTCTGGATCATTCAGTGTCTCTTCAGACAAGAATCAAGAGCGCCAGAGGACTGGAAGCTTCACTGGTGTAGTTGGACAAGATGGACTGAAAAAGGAAGCCACCGAAGCTAACAAACCAACTTTGAAATTCAAGACAGACTGGCAAGTAGGTTCACAAGTTGAGAAAGCAATAAAAGACCCGTGTGTTAACTTGCCACAATCGTCTAAGAAGGAAGACAAAGGATACTCTGATTCTGTGATACCACCAAAGTCCATGGACCTTTCAAAGCCCCAGAATGTGGAGGAGATTCAGATCTATGAGAAGCAGGAGATCAGGGTAGAGGCTACCGAGCAAGGTTTACATGAGGTGGAGGCTGCCAAAGAGGCAGACGAGAATGTGGTGGAAGATGCCATGGCAGGCAAAGTGAAAGAGTCTACAAATGCATTTGGAGTGAAACTTCGCTCTACCTCTCTTTCTCTTAAGTTTCGATTAGACAAAGCTCAGTCAGAAGATAAGGCAAAACGCTACAGCTTTGAAACCTTTCCAGAAGCTCCATCTGTGACCTCACAATCTGATTCAACCAGCTGTGCTGAATCTGAGGCCCAACGCATTGGCACAGGGGCCATAAGAGTGCATGCCAAACACAAAGACCCTACTCTCCAAACCAATGGCTCTACAATCTTAGTCCAGGCCTCGAGTTCTTTCAGTAGAGACAAAGAGAGAGCTGGCTTCCTCAAACCGACTG AACCTCCTCAGCCCTCAACATCAGACACTAAGATTGTACCTTCTCCCCCCAAAGAAGGTACAGACTTGCCTCCAGTTGAGACCCCAGCTGTGTCCTCTCAGGAGACGATTCCAACATCCACAGCTTCAGAGGTGTCCTGGATGGATATGGCCAGAGAGAAGACTAGAAGTCTCCAACAGCTCTTCACCAGTAGACTGCCAGAGTTTCCAAGCTTGCAATCACGACCAACAACCTCGAGCACAACACAAACCCAATCATCTCCTTCACAAGCCAACCCCAAAACCACTCAGAACATAACAAGCCAGCCAACAGCTACACAACCTCAACCCAAACCCACAGAAACAAAACAACCACCTTTTGCACAGCACTGCGGAAGATCCACACAATCTAACACTCAGTTCACACCAGTACAGACTCAAACTAGAACAAGCCAACCTTCAGCAAGTTCAACCACTACTCAGCCTCTAATTGACAGTACAAAAGATGTTCAGTTTCAGTCTAAAGCTCAAGGTTGTAATTCAACAGTAAAACCAACTCAGTGTTCGGTTACAAGCACATCGAACGTACATGCATCCAAACAGCCAACACAGACACCACCCATCCAGCAGTCCTCGCCATTTCGAGCAGCATCACAGACCCCCTCACAAGCTATACAGCATCCCACAACTCCCCCTGGTCCCCCACATTTATTCTCAAGCCCAAAGGTAACATCCCACTTAGACTCCCAACACTCTGCCAGTACTGTCCTGAAGAAAAAGCCTCTGAATGAGGAGGGAGAGCCCACCGTAATCTCAGGAAAAGCTGACAGGGCATCTGTGCTTCAGGGGAAGGGGTCTGAACCTGAAGATGGCAGACCAGTGTGGGCCACAGGATTAGGAAACAAGAGCTCACTGGTGCAGCGATGGGAGAACCCAACAACTACCGCAACTAAG AATATTGATCAGAAAAGCTCATCAGAGTCCCGAAGCACAGCAGTCTCCGACCGTCCTCTCCGATCGTCGTTCTCAAAGGTGTCCGGAACGGGACCTGACTCAAGTTTGTCATCGC AAGCATCAGTGTCTTCTATTCCTGTGAGGTCAGCAGAAAGAGAGGAAAAGGGGCAGCAGAAATCGCCATCATCCTCACCATCATCATCTCCTCTGCAGTCAGCGCGGGACAGTGGGCAACCGTCCTGGATGGAGCTCGCCAAGAGGAAATCATTGGCATGGAGTGATATGACTATGGACTAA
- the creg2 gene encoding protein CREG2, with protein MNVYSTMLLVTALTALFCVCESYTIRSSVSWAVTGDAAEEELDTHSDEAPAVLVDNIGIWKQSYPSSVYREGAEKKPEQISKGEDVSSASRVFSYRMEEVKVPSSIPTPPPPHEETARVARYMAHQGDWGLLSTLSTLEQIRGLPFGNIFSVSDGPADNSTGVPYFYVTPMDNTVTDLRSFPFASLTFSEAEGDFCRKQVYDPEDPRCARLTLTGKMVEVGPEELDFAKEAMFSRHPVMKKWPPGHQWFFMKMVLQQVWLQDWFGGVSVVPLEEYFKATPF; from the exons ATGAATGTATACAGCACTATGCTTCTCGTTACTGCGTTAACGGCACTCTTCTGTGTTTGCGAGAGCTACACCATCAGGAGCTCAGTGTCATGGGCTGTTACCGGGGACGCGGCGGAAGAGGAGCTGGACACTCACTCGGACGAGGCGCCCGCTGTGCTCGTCGACAACATTGGCATCTGGAAACAGTCCTACCCGTCCTCGGTGTACCGGGAAGGGGCCGAGAAGAAGCCCGAGCAGATTTCGAAAGGCGAGGATGTGTCGTCCGCGTCCCGCGTGTTCTCATATCGGATGGAGGAGGTGAAAGTGCCGTCCAGCATCCCGACGCCACCGCCTCCACACGAGGAGACAGCTAGAGTCGCGCGATACATGGCGCATCAGGGGGACTGGGGGCTCCTGTCGACCCTCTCCACGCTGGAGCAG ATTAGAGGACTTCCATTTGGCAACATCTTCTCAGTCAGCGACGGTCCAGCAGACAACAGCACTGGTGTTCCTTATTTCTATGTCACGCCAATGGACAACACTGTAACTGATCTCCGCAGCTTCCCTTTTGCTTCCTTAACCTTCTCTGAAGCAGAAGGAGATTTCTGCAG GAAGCAGGTTTATGACCCTGAAGACCCTAGGTGCGCTAGACTCACTTTGACTGGTAAGATGGTGGAGGTAGGACCAGAGGAGCTTGATTTTGCTAAAGAAGCCATGTTCTCCAG GCATCCGGTCATGAAGAAGTGGCCCCCTGGACATCAGTGGTTCTTCATGAAGATGGTTTTGCAGCAAGTTTGGCTTCAGGATTGGTTTGGTGGGGTGTCCGTCGTTCCACTTGAAGAGTATTTCAAAGCGACACCTTTCTAA